One Bifidobacterium angulatum DSM 20098 = JCM 7096 DNA window includes the following coding sequences:
- a CDS encoding DEAD/DEAH box helicase produces the protein MSRHHHHRSDNEQSSPSERYAAFKQRQRHDASIAAQFERTLPFELDSFQSKANQALEQGDNVLVAAPTGAGKTVIADFAVFLAQQHNVKAFYTTPIKALSNQKYHDLVNAYGEDKVGLLTGDISINSEADIVVMTTEVLRNMLYEHSTTLDALRYVILDEVHYLADRFRGPVWEEVIIHLPQRVRIVALSATVSNVEDFGHWISSVRGETKLIVSEKRPVPLEQHVMLQQNDRTEPEIIDLYRRDDSGAQTSVVNTELARRLSQLDHQASRRRGEERSGKFKRRGHAGGDRGRGSSPSYKPERHTPRRWAVVDELNYLDMLPGIYFIFSRNGCDQAVEQCINAGLELTSDDEAHRIRRIVDEMVEGQLSQDDLKTLGFSRFRFALEEGFASHHAGMVALFRQIVERLFEEGLVKMVFATETLALGINMPARCVVVEKLEKYDGTGHVPLTPGEFTQLTGRAGRRGIDTIGHAVVVDHRGFVPATAAALSSKRVYPLHSSFHPTFNMAVNLLNSSDYATARTTLDHSFAQWEANASAWQLESQMASLEQALKGYEQAFVCEHGDFKEFMTIRMNLSSAEKNERNRLKHQLFRTDADRSEAFRALDRKIGKLRTLEQQHPCKQCPDLQRHLRWGHRWAREMRELEHVRNRYDSRTGSVARQFDRICDVLTELGYLSGQDQHDVILTEHGQLLRRLYSEQDVVLAQAIQAGVFDLLPPAGLAAVLSSLVYEARRGSGGEPRYYPGSMHGPIAVAARELKTIHAEVSDCCEAHGMNPLPGIDFGILDIMYEWADGRSLSEVLRGTELTGGDFVRNAKRLSDMLQQIAVAEPYLGKDGASLASRAREAAELVNRGVVAYSGIE, from the coding sequence ATGAGTCGACATCATCACCATCGCTCGGATAACGAACAGTCTTCGCCGTCCGAGCGTTATGCTGCATTCAAGCAACGCCAACGTCACGACGCCAGTATTGCGGCGCAGTTCGAACGAACGTTGCCTTTCGAACTTGATTCCTTCCAGTCCAAAGCCAATCAGGCTTTGGAACAGGGCGATAATGTGCTCGTAGCCGCGCCGACAGGTGCAGGGAAAACCGTTATAGCCGATTTCGCGGTCTTTCTCGCGCAACAGCATAATGTCAAGGCGTTCTACACCACGCCGATCAAAGCATTAAGCAACCAGAAGTACCATGACCTGGTCAACGCGTACGGCGAGGATAAGGTCGGACTGCTCACCGGTGACATCTCCATCAATTCCGAAGCGGATATCGTGGTGATGACCACTGAGGTGCTGCGCAACATGCTGTATGAGCATTCAACCACCTTGGACGCATTGCGGTATGTCATTCTCGACGAAGTGCACTATCTGGCCGACAGGTTCCGTGGACCGGTATGGGAAGAGGTCATTATTCATCTTCCGCAGCGGGTACGCATTGTGGCGTTGTCGGCAACGGTGTCGAATGTAGAGGATTTCGGCCATTGGATATCCTCGGTGCGTGGGGAGACGAAGTTGATCGTGTCCGAAAAACGGCCTGTTCCGCTGGAACAGCATGTCATGCTTCAGCAGAACGATCGCACGGAACCGGAAATCATCGATTTGTATCGACGTGATGATTCAGGCGCACAAACATCTGTAGTAAACACCGAACTCGCCCGTCGACTCAGCCAGCTGGATCATCAGGCATCACGCAGACGTGGCGAAGAGCGTAGCGGCAAGTTCAAGCGGCGTGGCCATGCCGGCGGCGATAGGGGGAGAGGCTCCTCGCCGTCGTATAAGCCCGAACGGCATACCCCTCGACGTTGGGCTGTGGTCGATGAGTTGAACTACCTGGATATGCTTCCCGGTATCTATTTCATTTTCTCCCGCAATGGCTGTGACCAGGCTGTTGAGCAATGCATCAACGCAGGCTTGGAGCTTACCTCCGATGATGAGGCGCATCGCATCCGCCGGATCGTGGATGAGATGGTGGAAGGGCAGCTTAGCCAGGATGATTTGAAAACACTGGGCTTTTCACGATTTCGTTTCGCACTGGAAGAAGGGTTTGCCTCGCATCATGCCGGCATGGTCGCCCTGTTCCGGCAAATCGTCGAGCGTTTGTTCGAAGAGGGCCTGGTCAAAATGGTGTTCGCCACAGAGACCCTGGCTTTGGGCATCAATATGCCGGCACGATGCGTGGTTGTCGAAAAGCTTGAGAAATATGATGGCACTGGGCACGTGCCGCTGACTCCAGGCGAATTCACCCAGTTGACCGGTCGGGCCGGCAGACGTGGCATTGATACTATCGGCCATGCCGTAGTGGTCGACCATAGGGGGTTTGTGCCGGCGACCGCCGCCGCATTATCCAGTAAACGAGTGTACCCATTGCATTCCAGCTTCCATCCGACATTCAACATGGCGGTAAATCTGCTGAATTCCAGCGATTATGCGACTGCGCGAACCACGCTTGACCATTCCTTCGCGCAGTGGGAGGCAAACGCTTCCGCATGGCAGCTGGAATCCCAGATGGCGTCGCTTGAACAAGCGCTGAAAGGCTACGAACAGGCGTTTGTCTGCGAGCATGGCGATTTCAAGGAGTTCATGACCATCCGCATGAATCTCAGTTCCGCGGAGAAAAACGAGCGGAATCGTCTCAAGCATCAGCTGTTCCGTACCGATGCGGATCGTTCCGAAGCGTTCCGTGCGCTTGACCGCAAAATCGGCAAGCTGCGGACTTTGGAGCAGCAGCATCCCTGCAAGCAATGTCCGGATTTGCAACGCCATCTACGCTGGGGGCATCGCTGGGCTCGTGAGATGCGTGAGCTTGAGCATGTGAGGAATCGCTATGATTCGCGCACCGGATCCGTGGCACGCCAGTTCGATCGCATCTGTGATGTACTGACTGAACTTGGCTATCTCAGCGGGCAGGATCAGCATGATGTCATATTGACCGAACATGGCCAGTTGCTTCGGCGCCTGTATAGCGAACAGGACGTGGTGCTTGCTCAGGCTATTCAAGCCGGCGTATTCGACTTGCTGCCCCCGGCGGGGCTGGCTGCGGTATTGTCGTCGCTGGTATATGAGGCGAGGCGGGGTAGCGGGGGAGAGCCACGGTATTACCCCGGTTCGATGCATGGCCCAATTGCCGTTGCCGCGCGTGAGCTGAAAACCATTCACGCCGAGGTCAGCGACTGTTGCGAAGCTCATGGAATGAACCCTCTGCCAGGTATCGATTTCGGCATTCTCGACATTATGTACGAGTGGGCTGATGGCCGGAGTCTCTCCGAAGTGCTTCGTGGCACGGAGTTAACCGGCGGCGATTTTGTACGCAATGCCAAGCGATTGTCCGACATGCTGCAGCAGATCGCAGTCGCGGAGCCGTATCTGGGCAAGGATGGGGCTTCGCTCGCCAGCCGCGCGCGTGAAGCTGCGGAGCTTGTCAATCGCGGCGTTGTGGCGTATAGCGGCATCGAATAG
- a CDS encoding RNA polymerase-binding protein RbpA, protein MAERSLRGMSIGAKSLESDQNVDFAAREEVAYICPNGHRTILPFAEGAEIPNEWECHCGSVARLEGEEDKANEISKPTRTHWDMLLERRDEKELAELLEKRLQMHRDGWIPDYE, encoded by the coding sequence ATGGCAGAACGTAGCCTTAGGGGCATGAGCATCGGCGCCAAGTCGCTGGAATCCGATCAGAATGTCGATTTCGCCGCCCGCGAAGAAGTAGCGTATATCTGTCCCAACGGGCATCGCACTATTTTGCCGTTTGCCGAAGGGGCGGAAATTCCTAATGAATGGGAATGCCATTGCGGTTCCGTGGCTCGACTTGAGGGCGAGGAGGACAAGGCCAACGAAATCTCCAAGCCTACTCGAACCCATTGGGATATGCTGCTTGAACGCCGTGACGAAAAGGAATTGGCCGAGCTTTTGGAGAAGCGTCTGCAGATGCATCGCGATGGCTGGATTCCCGATTACGAATGA